One stretch of Bacilli bacterium DNA includes these proteins:
- the argH gene encoding argininosuccinate lyase, giving the protein MSKLWGGRFTKKTDQLVEAYTASILFDKELAEEDIAGSLAHVAMLGKCGILPEEDVEKIKDGLHKVMAKIRHGEMEYSIADEDIHMNIEKTLIDEIGPVGGKLHTARSRNDQVATDMHLYLRSRVVELVDLLAKLQESLLEQAKANTETILPGYTHLQRAQPILFAHHLLAYTSMFQRDIERLQDSYKRVDALPLGAGALAGTTFPIDRHFVAEQLGFARIYDNSLDAVSDRDFIVEFLANASLIMMHLSRLCEELVMWSSTEFGFIELDDAFCTGSSIMPQKKNPDVAELVRGKTGRVYGHLVGMLTVLKALPLAYNKDMQEDKEGMLDTVKTLQGALQLMAPMIATMKVQRTRMRQAVNSDFSNATDIADYLAAKGMPFRQAHEVIGKLVLYCIESGRVLLDLSLDEYTKFSPLFADDIYEVLQPEHVVNARDVYGGTAAGQVQSAIARVEAAIGVTQQWVDQHLQKVR; this is encoded by the coding sequence GTGTCAAAACTGTGGGGCGGACGTTTTACCAAGAAAACGGATCAGTTGGTGGAAGCATACACGGCTTCCATCCTGTTTGATAAAGAATTGGCGGAAGAAGACATCGCGGGCAGTTTGGCGCATGTTGCGATGCTGGGCAAATGCGGCATTCTCCCCGAAGAAGATGTGGAAAAAATCAAAGACGGCCTGCACAAAGTGATGGCGAAAATCCGCCACGGCGAAATGGAGTATTCCATAGCCGACGAAGACATCCATATGAACATTGAAAAAACGCTGATCGACGAAATCGGTCCGGTCGGCGGCAAACTGCACACCGCGCGCAGCCGCAACGATCAGGTGGCGACGGATATGCACTTGTATTTGCGCAGCCGTGTCGTGGAGCTGGTCGATTTGCTGGCGAAGCTGCAAGAGTCGCTGTTGGAACAAGCCAAAGCGAATACGGAGACCATTTTGCCGGGCTATACGCATTTGCAGCGGGCACAGCCGATTTTGTTCGCGCATCATTTGCTCGCTTATACGAGCATGTTCCAGCGCGATATCGAGCGCCTGCAGGACAGCTACAAACGCGTGGATGCGCTGCCGCTCGGAGCGGGAGCGTTGGCCGGCACGACGTTTCCGATCGACCGCCACTTTGTCGCGGAACAACTCGGATTTGCGCGGATTTACGACAACAGCCTGGACGCGGTCAGCGATCGCGACTTTATCGTAGAATTTTTGGCGAACGCGTCGCTCATCATGATGCATTTGTCGCGGTTGTGCGAAGAATTGGTGATGTGGTCCAGCACCGAGTTCGGGTTCATCGAGTTGGACGATGCGTTTTGCACGGGCAGCAGCATTATGCCGCAGAAGAAAAATCCCGACGTGGCCGAGCTTGTGCGGGGCAAAACGGGCCGCGTTTACGGCCATTTGGTCGGCATGCTGACAGTGCTCAAAGCGCTGCCGCTCGCCTACAACAAGGACATGCAGGAAGACAAGGAAGGCATGCTTGACACGGTGAAGACGCTGCAGGGCGCGCTGCAGCTGATGGCGCCGATGATTGCGACCATGAAGGTGCAGCGTACGCGGATGCGCCAGGCGGTGAACAGCGACTTTTCCAACGCGACGGATATTGCCGACTACCTGGCGGCGAAGGGCATGCCGTTCCGCCAGGCGCACGAAGTGATCGGCAAGCTGGTGCTGTATTGCATCGAAAGCGGCAGGGTGCTGCTGGATTTGTCGCTGGATGAATATACGAAATTCTCCCCGCTGTTCGCGGACGATATATACGAGGTGCTTCAGCCGGAGCATGTGGTGAACGCCCGCGACGTATACGGCGGCACCGCAGCCGGGCAGGTGCAGAGCGCGATCGCCCGCGTGGAAGCGGCGATCGGTGTGACGCAGCAATGGGTCGACCAACATTTGCAAAAAGTTAGATAA